A section of the Oryza sativa Japonica Group chromosome 1, ASM3414082v1 genome encodes:
- the LOC112937645 gene encoding probable mediator of RNA polymerase II transcription subunit 26b isoform X1, which produces MEGGGAGSGMERWREMFRGADIYDVIRNAILIAGADSPRELLRRRQGIIEWLFAVAPVTVPVPAPLACGRVVDGAGNRLPPAAIPDGGGHHHDDNDGNFAAAEAQTSLIDQQILEALYDEIEEDTQVINEVLRIKDILINYKEQSVDTLFDGLRRLQLMRLSISVLKSTQIAEAVAPLNKHRSPVICKIARDLAKGWKGVAADWVGPSSANADTSPDISNPSTVEDDFGLPTPPMDVGAFFLPQSAAEQYVSEFLHKADDDDDESLIPNAKNDCGFGGYKMEIAKPVANMDENILRKGKDLSRQHGPPMRQANLQMKLVDPNVNTISKIHGLPTKQTPPLRQTNLQLGKTQGPRLHIKPASRFSIVTTKPNKPTHSQYTSRSQFSEETQNKYGLGTKPKQAQHHAIAITEQRPIAVVRKPLPDHVSKLERQATILEGCKVGIGKRNNTDIADLRLEATKRKLNDAYQEAENKKRKRCVQYVDMHDVIPNLQQRKATTTSTKQRRNRPNDRFSVSRSRK; this is translated from the exons atggagggcggcggcgccggaagCGGCATGGAGAGGTGGCGCGAGATGTTCCGGGGCGCCGACATCTACGACGTGATCCGCAACGCCAtcctcatcgccggcgccgactcGCCGCGGgagctgctccgccgccgccaaggcaTCATCGAGTGGCTGTTCGCCGTCGCGCCGGTGACGGTGCCGGTGCCGGCGCCGCTCGCCTGCGGCAGggtcgtcgacggcgccggAAATCGCCTACCACCAGCAGCCATCCCCGACGGAGGTGGCCATCACCATGATGACAACGATGGcaacttcgccgccgccgaggcacAAACCTCGCTGATCGATCAGCAGATACTCGAGGCTCTCTACGACGAGATCGAGGAGGATACGCAGGTGATCAACGAGGTGCTCCGCATCAAGGATATCCTCATCAACTACAAGGAGCAG TCGGTTGACACTTTGTTCGACGGTCTGAGGAGGCTGCAGCTGATGCGGCTGTCTATCTCGGTGCTGAAG AGTACTCAGATTGCAGAAGCTGTTGCTCCGTTGAACAAGCATAGGTCACCGGTAATATGCAAAATAGCACGTGATCTCGCCAA AGGCTGGAAAGGAGTAGCTGCTGACTGGGTAGGACCTTCTTCTGCAAATGCAG ACACTTCTCCAGACATATCAAATCCATCTACCGTGGAAGATGACTTCGGCCTTCCAACTCCACCAATGGATGTGGGAGCGTTCTTTTTGCCCCAGTCCGCTGCCGAGCAATATGTATCTGAG TTTTTACATAAagcggatgatgatgatgacgaaa GTCTAATACCCAATGCTAAAAATGATTGTGGTTTTGGCGGGTACAAGATGGAGATTGCAAAACCTGTAGCAAATATGGATGAAAACATATTGCGCAAGGGGAAAGATTTATCAAGACAACATGGTCCTCCAATGAGGCAAGCAAATCTACAGATGAAACTGGTAGATCCTAATGTAAATACTATCTCCAAAATCCATGGTTTACCAACAAAACAAACCCCACCGTTAAGACAAACAAACCTACAACTAGGAAAAACACAAGGGCCGAGATTACATATCAAGCCGGCCTCTCGGTTTTCTATAGTAACAACCAAGCCTAATAAACCCACACATAGTCAATACACATCAAGGAGTCAATTTAGTGAAGAAACCCAGAATAAATATGGTCTTGGCACGAAACCAAAACAGGCTCAACATCATGCTATAGCCATAACAGAACAACGTCCTATTGCTGTTGTCAGAAAGCCACTCCCTGATCATGTGAGT AAGTTGGAAAGGCAAGCAACAATATTAGAAGGCTGCAAGGTAGGTATAGGGAAGAGAAACAACACCGACATAGCTGATTTGCGACTAGAGGCAACGAAGCGCAAGCTAAATGATGCCTACCAGGAAGCTGAAAACA AGAAAAGGAAGCGTTGTGTGCAATATGTGGATATGCATGACGTCATACCAAACTTACAGCAAAGAAAGGCCACTACTACATCAACGAAGCAAAGAAGGAATAGACCAAATGACAGGTTTTCTGTATCCAGGTCACGCAAATGA
- the LOC112937645 gene encoding probable mediator of RNA polymerase II transcription subunit 26b isoform X2 translates to MEGGGAGSGMERWREMFRGADIYDVIRNAILIAGADSPRELLRRRQGIIEWLFAVAPVTVPVPAPLACGRVVDGAGNRLPPAAIPDGGGHHHDDNDGNFAAAEAQTSLIDQQILEALYDEIEEDTQVINEVLRIKDILINYKEQSVDTLFDGLRRLQLMRLSISVLKSTQIAEAVAPLNKHRSPVICKIARDLAKGWKGVAADWVGPSSANADTSPDISNPSTVEDDFGLPTPPMDVGAFFLPQSAAEQYVSEFLHKADDDDDESLIPNAKNDCGFGGYKMEIAKPVANMDENILRKGKDLSRQHGPPMRQANLQMKLVDPNVNTISKIHGLPTKQTPPLRQTNLQLGKTQGPRLHIKPASRFSIVTTKPNKPTHSQYTSRSQFSEETQNKYGLGTKPKQAQHHAIAITEQRPIAVVRKPLPDHKLERQATILEGCKVGIGKRNNTDIADLRLEATKRKLNDAYQEAENKKRKRCVQYVDMHDVIPNLQQRKATTTSTKQRRNRPNDRFSVSRSRK, encoded by the exons atggagggcggcggcgccggaagCGGCATGGAGAGGTGGCGCGAGATGTTCCGGGGCGCCGACATCTACGACGTGATCCGCAACGCCAtcctcatcgccggcgccgactcGCCGCGGgagctgctccgccgccgccaaggcaTCATCGAGTGGCTGTTCGCCGTCGCGCCGGTGACGGTGCCGGTGCCGGCGCCGCTCGCCTGCGGCAGggtcgtcgacggcgccggAAATCGCCTACCACCAGCAGCCATCCCCGACGGAGGTGGCCATCACCATGATGACAACGATGGcaacttcgccgccgccgaggcacAAACCTCGCTGATCGATCAGCAGATACTCGAGGCTCTCTACGACGAGATCGAGGAGGATACGCAGGTGATCAACGAGGTGCTCCGCATCAAGGATATCCTCATCAACTACAAGGAGCAG TCGGTTGACACTTTGTTCGACGGTCTGAGGAGGCTGCAGCTGATGCGGCTGTCTATCTCGGTGCTGAAG AGTACTCAGATTGCAGAAGCTGTTGCTCCGTTGAACAAGCATAGGTCACCGGTAATATGCAAAATAGCACGTGATCTCGCCAA AGGCTGGAAAGGAGTAGCTGCTGACTGGGTAGGACCTTCTTCTGCAAATGCAG ACACTTCTCCAGACATATCAAATCCATCTACCGTGGAAGATGACTTCGGCCTTCCAACTCCACCAATGGATGTGGGAGCGTTCTTTTTGCCCCAGTCCGCTGCCGAGCAATATGTATCTGAG TTTTTACATAAagcggatgatgatgatgacgaaa GTCTAATACCCAATGCTAAAAATGATTGTGGTTTTGGCGGGTACAAGATGGAGATTGCAAAACCTGTAGCAAATATGGATGAAAACATATTGCGCAAGGGGAAAGATTTATCAAGACAACATGGTCCTCCAATGAGGCAAGCAAATCTACAGATGAAACTGGTAGATCCTAATGTAAATACTATCTCCAAAATCCATGGTTTACCAACAAAACAAACCCCACCGTTAAGACAAACAAACCTACAACTAGGAAAAACACAAGGGCCGAGATTACATATCAAGCCGGCCTCTCGGTTTTCTATAGTAACAACCAAGCCTAATAAACCCACACATAGTCAATACACATCAAGGAGTCAATTTAGTGAAGAAACCCAGAATAAATATGGTCTTGGCACGAAACCAAAACAGGCTCAACATCATGCTATAGCCATAACAGAACAACGTCCTATTGCTGTTGTCAGAAAGCCACTCCCTGATCAT AAGTTGGAAAGGCAAGCAACAATATTAGAAGGCTGCAAGGTAGGTATAGGGAAGAGAAACAACACCGACATAGCTGATTTGCGACTAGAGGCAACGAAGCGCAAGCTAAATGATGCCTACCAGGAAGCTGAAAACA AGAAAAGGAAGCGTTGTGTGCAATATGTGGATATGCATGACGTCATACCAAACTTACAGCAAAGAAAGGCCACTACTACATCAACGAAGCAAAGAAGGAATAGACCAAATGACAGGTTTTCTGTATCCAGGTCACGCAAATGA